Proteins encoded within one genomic window of Rhodobacteraceae bacterium LMO-JJ12:
- a CDS encoding sterol desaturase family protein, translating to MELLQQFFSSVLMNFTSLQSRLAAFYLLLTVLIVAVLWLARGRPTSFVAYLLPKEVYLHKSNLVDIKIFLFNSLLSASGLFAAVTMTPLMTTKVLNGLLTLTGASIAPVELTFGKLALATLIMILTLDFCKYWAHRLHHEAAILWPFHALHHSAEIMTPLTANRNHPVFIVLRLLIYTVVVGIVQALVLFLLMGKIEILTIGAVNAGYFMFNALGSNLRHSHVWLSYGRVLEHVFISPAQHHIHHSIERKHFNKNYGEVFAIWDLMFGTLYVPKNYEALTYGLVSNSGKPIEQPYPNLRSALLHPFADSWRALWKGTSRDPRRASIPEEQSAS from the coding sequence ATGGAATTGCTGCAGCAGTTTTTCTCGTCAGTGCTCATGAACTTTACGAGTCTTCAATCACGATTGGCGGCTTTTTACCTGTTGCTCACGGTATTGATCGTCGCGGTTCTGTGGCTTGCGCGCGGGCGACCAACGAGTTTTGTGGCGTATTTGCTGCCCAAGGAAGTGTACCTTCACAAATCGAACCTCGTCGATATCAAGATATTCCTTTTCAATTCCCTTCTTTCCGCGTCCGGGTTGTTTGCTGCGGTAACCATGACGCCGCTGATGACGACGAAGGTGCTGAACGGGTTATTGACGTTAACCGGCGCGTCGATTGCGCCTGTGGAGCTCACCTTTGGCAAGCTGGCCTTGGCTACGCTCATCATGATCCTGACGCTGGATTTTTGTAAATATTGGGCGCACCGGCTACATCACGAAGCGGCGATCCTGTGGCCTTTCCATGCGTTGCACCACTCTGCCGAGATCATGACACCGCTCACCGCCAACAGGAATCATCCGGTGTTCATAGTCCTGCGCTTGTTGATTTACACCGTTGTGGTTGGAATCGTGCAGGCGCTGGTGCTTTTCCTGCTTATGGGCAAGATCGAGATTCTAACCATTGGCGCGGTGAACGCGGGGTATTTCATGTTCAACGCGCTTGGTTCCAATTTGCGGCACAGCCATGTTTGGCTCAGCTATGGGCGGGTTCTTGAGCATGTGTTCATTTCCCCCGCGCAGCACCACATACACCATTCAATTGAGCGCAAGCATTTCAATAAGAACTATGGCGAGGTTTTCGCGATCTGGGATCTGATGTTCGGAACCCTTTACGTGCCGAAGAACTATGAAGCGCTTACTTATGGTCTGGTCAGCAATAGTGGCAAACCGATTGAACAGCCTTATCCGAACCTGCGATCCGCTCTCTTGCACCCGTTTGCTGACAGTTGGCGGGCTTTGTGGAAGGGGACTTCGCGTGACCCTCGCAGGGCAAGCATCCCTGAGGAGCAGTCGGCATCATGA
- a CDS encoding acyltransferase, translating to MTRGLSIWLDALRVWATIVVVISHVAYPRFTRGDYIFVRELNLGSDSVIVFFVISGMVIAYAAGRDKTLSTYAFNRLTRLLTVLVPALLLTFIFDQIGKSIGPEAYGRFYNPASLGELLARGMTMSNEWGLFERVRLGTNGPLWSLSYEAAFYVIFAAAFFLSGARRVAAVLLISWAVGPRVLLLMPAWLMGVWLWNWVAANGPDRLSIGRARLFAWGGPAFYVMCLWLGVPDILAAQTGAFLEPQNYRVVLGFSDEFLWNGMIGAMTAVHIMGMARLLNAYQTNHRRIRWWAGASFSIYVTHYPALHLIDAVFPAETLARDGLLLVGSILVGLGFAYIFERRIAGFRECVRALFAGLRSGREAKPIF from the coding sequence ATGACGCGCGGGCTGTCCATTTGGCTGGATGCGCTGCGGGTCTGGGCGACGATTGTTGTCGTCATTTCCCATGTCGCCTATCCAAGGTTTACGCGCGGGGATTACATCTTTGTCCGTGAACTCAATTTGGGAAGCGACAGTGTCATCGTCTTTTTCGTGATATCCGGGATGGTCATTGCCTATGCCGCCGGACGCGACAAAACTCTTTCGACCTACGCCTTCAACCGCTTGACCCGCTTGCTGACAGTGCTTGTGCCGGCGCTTTTGCTGACGTTCATTTTTGACCAGATTGGCAAGTCGATCGGGCCAGAGGCCTATGGTCGCTTTTACAATCCCGCATCGCTTGGCGAACTGTTGGCGCGCGGTATGACCATGTCAAATGAATGGGGCCTCTTCGAACGTGTGCGCTTGGGGACCAATGGGCCCTTGTGGTCACTCAGCTATGAGGCTGCTTTCTACGTGATCTTTGCAGCGGCCTTCTTCTTGTCGGGTGCGCGCAGGGTTGCCGCCGTGCTTCTGATCTCTTGGGCCGTAGGTCCGCGCGTTCTTTTGCTGATGCCCGCCTGGTTGATGGGCGTTTGGCTTTGGAACTGGGTTGCTGCAAACGGGCCTGATCGCTTGTCTATCGGCAGAGCGCGGCTGTTTGCATGGGGAGGTCCGGCATTCTACGTGATGTGTCTGTGGTTGGGTGTTCCGGACATTCTGGCGGCGCAAACGGGCGCTTTTCTGGAACCACAGAACTATCGTGTTGTGCTTGGCTTTTCGGATGAGTTTTTGTGGAACGGGATGATTGGCGCGATGACCGCAGTTCATATCATGGGAATGGCGCGGCTGTTGAACGCCTATCAAACCAACCATCGGCGTATCCGCTGGTGGGCAGGTGCAAGCTTTTCCATCTACGTGACGCATTATCCCGCGCTTCATCTGATTGATGCCGTTTTCCCCGCAGAAACGCTTGCACGGGATGGTTTGTTGCTTGTGGGGTCTATTCTGGTCGGGTTGGGATTTGCGTATATCTTTGAGCGCCGCATAGCAGGGTTTCGCGAATGCGTTCGTGCGCTGTTTGCTGGGCTACGCTCGGGGCGCGAAGCAAAGCCGATCTTTTAA
- the acpS gene encoding holo-ACP synthase: MILGIGTDLANIDRIAGTLERFGDRFRNRVFTPIEQAKAERRADTPGTYAKRWAAKEACSKALGTGLRMGISWKDMAVSNLHTGQPVMHVTGWAKERLAEMTPPGHEAIIHVTLTDDHPWAQAFVLIEARPVDTAATTPPRSAH; encoded by the coding sequence ATGATCCTCGGTATCGGCACTGATCTGGCAAATATCGACCGCATCGCGGGAACACTCGAACGTTTCGGCGACCGCTTTCGCAACCGCGTGTTCACACCGATAGAACAGGCCAAGGCCGAACGCCGCGCCGACACGCCCGGCACCTACGCCAAACGCTGGGCCGCCAAAGAGGCTTGCTCGAAAGCTTTGGGAACCGGCCTGCGCATGGGCATCTCGTGGAAGGACATGGCCGTCAGCAATCTGCACACCGGTCAGCCGGTCATGCATGTTACCGGCTGGGCCAAAGAACGGCTGGCCGAAATGACCCCGCCGGGGCACGAGGCCATCATTCACGTTACCCTGACCGACGATCACCCTTGGGCGCAGGCATTCGTTCTGATCGAAGCCCGCCCGGTTGATACCGCCGCCACCACCCCGCCACGATCCGCACATTAA